A window of Natrinema salifodinae contains these coding sequences:
- a CDS encoding glycosyltransferase produces MISTVPRAVEHGGTVVGAVVLLVFGLTQGREIQRITVDFLVVTVQVIFLEALSAMAVFTCFVAITGLLLAREVWSSRDAIESVIDGPRLTAIVPVYRDHVVMAESVESLCESAYENLEIVVVAEPNDGPTLDRARELAAERDRVTCLVNGEPGSKAGAINYAVRERDAEYIAVFDADERITPEFLPRAMGALLDGTDVFQGRRIPRPTGPVETVAYCERVVFHASYKLVELFDFTNCRSSSTVLTREAFERVGGYDDMLTEDLDFAHACYREGLTVRQARQCTNTMEAPHTLADLWGQRKRWRVGQIEVLHATVGDLLRGEIDRRGLVSIGRMCSSLFGSLFTLALTSKLLLLLVLDVESAFLLPFTALVATIGLVAWRDTRDGRIDGLSWTVVLAPLLYPAFGILTLKSLLEYGLSWDGAWYRVEKTGS; encoded by the coding sequence ATGATTTCGACAGTCCCTCGCGCCGTCGAGCACGGGGGAACCGTCGTCGGCGCGGTCGTCCTGCTCGTCTTCGGACTCACGCAGGGTCGAGAGATCCAGCGGATCACGGTCGACTTCCTCGTCGTGACTGTCCAGGTTATCTTCCTCGAAGCGCTGTCGGCGATGGCGGTGTTTACGTGCTTCGTGGCGATCACCGGGCTGTTGCTGGCCCGCGAGGTGTGGTCGTCGCGGGACGCCATCGAGTCGGTCATCGACGGCCCACGGCTGACGGCGATCGTTCCGGTCTACCGCGATCACGTGGTAATGGCCGAGAGCGTCGAATCCCTCTGTGAAAGTGCGTACGAGAACCTCGAGATCGTCGTCGTCGCCGAACCCAACGACGGCCCGACGCTGGACCGCGCCCGCGAACTCGCGGCCGAACGCGACCGAGTGACGTGTCTCGTCAACGGCGAACCCGGGTCCAAGGCGGGCGCGATCAACTACGCCGTCCGCGAGCGCGATGCCGAGTACATCGCGGTGTTCGACGCCGACGAGCGGATCACGCCCGAGTTCCTGCCGCGAGCGATGGGCGCGCTGCTCGACGGCACAGACGTTTTCCAGGGTCGCCGGATCCCGCGGCCGACCGGCCCCGTCGAGACGGTCGCCTACTGCGAACGGGTCGTCTTCCATGCAAGCTACAAACTGGTCGAACTCTTCGATTTCACCAACTGCCGCAGCTCCTCGACGGTTCTCACCCGCGAGGCCTTCGAGCGCGTCGGCGGCTACGACGACATGCTCACCGAGGACCTCGACTTCGCCCACGCCTGCTACCGCGAGGGACTGACCGTCCGCCAGGCCCGCCAGTGTACGAACACGATGGAAGCGCCGCACACCTTGGCCGACCTCTGGGGCCAGCGTAAGCGCTGGCGCGTCGGCCAGATCGAAGTCCTGCACGCGACCGTCGGCGACCTTCTCCGCGGCGAGATCGACCGCCGCGGCCTCGTCTCGATCGGCCGGATGTGCTCGAGTCTCTTCGGCAGCCTGTTCACCCTCGCGCTCACCTCGAAGCTCCTCCTGTTGCTCGTTCTGGACGTCGAATCGGCGTTCCTCCTGCCGTTCACCGCCCTGGTCGCGACCATCGGCCTGGTCGCCTGGCGCGATACCCGCGACGGTCGGATTGACGGCCTCAGCTGGACGGTCGTCCTGGCGCCGCTGCTCTACCCCGCGTTCGGGATCCTGACGCTCAAGTCGCTGCTCGAGTACGGCCTCAGCTGGGACGGGGCCTGGTACCGGGTCGAGAAGACGGGCTCGTAA